A portion of the Desulfovibrio oxyclinae DSM 11498 genome contains these proteins:
- a CDS encoding helix-turn-helix transcriptional regulator produces the protein MQKQIVIRIAENGVVVDGGTLQVHEVRENRTEALRSVLDGIGRLLLPDLGERLHFSVVVDDPDGVYEPAGLDSRREWLSAKEVETEFGVSRQTLADLRNKGAGPQYSKAPGMGVRYRRSDIEQYLRRHRVQTRDQRAD, from the coding sequence ATGCAAAAGCAGATCGTAATCAGGATCGCCGAAAACGGCGTGGTGGTGGATGGCGGCACACTGCAGGTGCATGAAGTTCGCGAAAATCGCACCGAAGCCCTGCGATCCGTTCTTGATGGCATCGGCAGGCTGTTGCTGCCTGATTTAGGCGAGCGGCTCCACTTCTCCGTTGTCGTGGACGACCCGGACGGCGTGTACGAACCCGCAGGACTGGACAGTCGCCGCGAATGGCTCTCCGCCAAGGAAGTCGAGACCGAATTCGGTGTCTCACGTCAAACGCTGGCCGACCTGCGCAACAAAGGCGCCGGGCCTCAATACTCCAAAGCGCCGGGCATGGGAGTGCGGTACCGGCGCTCGGACATAGAGCAGTATCTGCGCCGCCATCGGGTCCAGACACGAGATCAGCGGGCAGATTGA